From the genome of Desulforegula conservatrix Mb1Pa, one region includes:
- a CDS encoding methyltransferase domain-containing protein produces the protein MKKEVEVFGVTYDRYILMKLHAIMTKELGLKKVLEMPSHGAKAAGSLYSIGFAKAGCDVTLINPEQEMMHEWEDLGIGEKAIPLYGKNVYKTGLPSGEYDLAWNFVTWTGLEDPKRYIHEMKRISNKYVVFVTCNNFQPGYPWHRFLHKWYGFKWNHGEVKYNHITTVRKLFKECGLNVVEYGAIDTPGWPDPSGPRDVRLHRRYSGETLKNPNWHVTLLDYVKKDSFPGWMQLLGRWDIRFRKGVFKLPMSHLFYVIGKK, from the coding sequence ATGAAAAAAGAAGTCGAAGTATTCGGTGTTACATATGACCGATATATTCTCATGAAACTACATGCAATCATGACAAAGGAGCTTGGCTTAAAAAAAGTGCTTGAAATGCCGAGCCACGGTGCCAAAGCTGCCGGGTCCCTTTATTCAATAGGATTTGCCAAAGCTGGCTGCGATGTTACACTTATAAATCCTGAACAAGAAATGATGCATGAATGGGAGGATCTTGGCATTGGAGAGAAAGCAATCCCTCTTTATGGTAAGAATGTATATAAAACAGGCCTTCCATCGGGTGAATATGATCTTGCCTGGAATTTCGTCACCTGGACGGGGCTTGAAGACCCCAAAAGATACATCCATGAGATGAAAAGAATTTCAAACAAATATGTCGTGTTTGTGACATGTAATAATTTTCAGCCGGGATATCCCTGGCACAGATTTCTTCACAAATGGTACGGATTCAAATGGAATCATGGAGAAGTAAAATATAATCATATAACAACGGTAAGAAAACTGTTTAAGGAATGCGGACTGAATGTTGTTGAATATGGTGCAATAGACACTCCTGGGTGGCCAGATCCAAGCGGGCCAAGAGACGTGAGACTTCATAGGAGATATTCTGGCGAAACCTTAAAAAATCCAAACTGGCATGTAACTCTTCTTGATTATGTAAAAAAGGATTCATTTCCTGGCTGGATGCAACTTCTTGGAAGATGGGATATTAGATTCAGAAAGGGTGTTTTTAAGCTGCCGATGAGTCATCTGTTTTATGTAATAGGCAAAAAATAG